The region AAGCAAAGCAGCAAGAGCATGGAGGCACAAATTTCTGAGGCGATAAAGGAAAGCGGCTCCGATTTCAGCGACAACGATGTTCCCGTTAACCAGATTACGAGCTTCAACGGTGTCCTGAATCAGTATGTACACGTTTCGGAGACGacaagctcctcaacccagGAGACAAAACGCCAACTAGATACTACTATCATCGACACTCAAACGACGCCcaagcgaagaagaaggggacCTATATCTTCAACGACTACAGcgtcaccgtcatcatcagaCGTGACAACCCCCAGCCGCATCACCCGCTCCAAATCCcgctcatcaacaacaacaccaacctcAGCTTCACCCTCTCACACATCTAGCTCCGAGTctacctcaaccccagccctCCCAAGTACACCCAAACGACGACCGAgctcccgctcccgctcccTCCACCGCATGacatcctccccctcctctcTCCCGACCTCCCTACTCAGAGACACAATCCCCGAGAACCTCACCCTACTCCTCGTAGGCGTGAATCCAGGCATCATGACCGGCACTACAGGCTTCGCATACGCACACCCCTCAAACCTCTTCTGGAAACTCCTCCACTGGTCGGGAATAACCACAATCCGACACCCACCCTCAGATACCTACAAGCTCCCAGAGCTATACAACGTGGGCAACACGAACATCGTCGAGCGAGCCACGCGCGACGCGAGCATGCTCAGCAAAGCGGAGATGG is a window of Aspergillus puulaauensis MK2 DNA, chromosome 4, nearly complete sequence DNA encoding:
- a CDS encoding mismatch-specific DNA-glycosylase (COG:L;~EggNog:ENOG410PVGU;~InterPro:IPR015637,IPR036895,IPR005122;~PFAM:PF03167;~go_function: GO:0019104 - DNA N-glycosylase activity [Evidence IEA];~go_process: GO:0006281 - DNA repair [Evidence IEA]); amino-acid sequence: MEAQISEAIKESGSDFSDNDVPVNQITSFNGVLNQYVHVSETTSSSTQETKRQLDTTIIDTQTTPKRRRRGPISSTTTASPSSSDVTTPSRITRSKSRSSTTTPTSASPSHTSSSESTSTPALPSTPKRRPSSRSRSLHRMTSSPSSLPTSLLRDTIPENLTLLLVGVNPGIMTGTTGFAYAHPSNLFWKLLHWSGITTIRHPPSDTYKLPELYNVGNTNIVERATRDASMLSKAEMDAGVPVLEAKVAAKRPEAVCLVGKSIWESVWRARKGRAIRKEEFRYGWQDQSENMGKSEEWNGAPVFVATTTSGLAATMSIPEKQAVWNELGSWVVSRREAQGSNALQGQAEAQDQA